The window CAAGAGAGTGGACACTGTGAAACTAGTAGAAGAAGACATGGAGGGAGAAGCTCCAAGATAATAGGTttgacaatgtttttttttttttttaatttaattatttatttatttttatttttcacagactgcatctgattcattatacacaaatggggtacatcatttcatttctatggttgtgcacgatgtagattcataccattcgtgtaatcatacgtgtacatagatagggtaatgatgtctgtctcattccaccatttttcataccccctccctctcatttccttctacataaatctaaagttcctccatttttctttcactgcCCCCAAcgcccactcccattatatatcattctccacaaCCAACctagcccttcaacagatgaataaagaaactgtgacaatgctattttctttattcatgacaatgatatatatatatatatatatatattttttttttttttttttttttttttttgtggtgctggggatcgaacccagggccctgagcttgcgaggcaagcactctaccaactgagctatctccccagccctgacaatGATATTTTTGATATAGATATTTTGTTCCATAGGCAAGGAAagcaaaaatggacaaatgggaTTCCATGAAACTAAAAAACTCTGTACAGAGTCAAGGagacaatcaacagagtgaaagagagaaaacgATTTTAAAGTATACATCTGATAAGGATTTAATATCCCAAATGTGGAAACTCAACTCAATAGTAAAAAATAACCCAgtgaaaaaataggcaaaggacctaaccagatatttctcaaaagaagatcaagaaatggccaacaaatatattaaaagatgcaCAACAACACTAATTATCAGGGGGATGCCaattaaaacatcaaatatatatataacttctgACACCAGGGAGAATGTCTGttatcaaaaagtcaaaggtaacaatgttggcaaagatgtaggGAAAAGTAAGCCCTTGCAGATTGTTGGTGGGAGTGGAAGTTAGTATAACAACTACTGGAAATGTTATGAAGGCTcctcataaaatataaaacagaagtaACATGATCCAGCATTCCTGCTATGAGGCAAATATTCAAGGATATGACCTTGGTATGTCAAAGGAATAGGTACGTTCTCACAATCATTGCAGAATTACTATATAGCCGAGATGAGGAATCCACTTTTatgtcctttaacagatgaaccaatgaagaaattgtggtagtgtatataatggaataattttctgtcataaaaaagaaaatcctgttaTTTGGGACAACACAGATGAGCCTGGAAGACATCACATGAACTGAAATAAGTcatacacagaaagacaagtactgaaTGATCTGACTTATATGTGGAATGCAAAAAATTTGAACTCATAGAAGTAGCGAGTAACATTTAACACAGGACAGAAAGTTCTATGGATACCACTGAGTGGTGAGTGTGGGCTAGGAAAATCTTGTTCGAGGACACAAAATTTTAGTTAGACAGAAGGAATAAATTGTACTTCATGGTGACTATAATTAATAGTAATTCATTATATAGttgaaaatttctaagaaaatagaTGTTAAGTAATGTCACCAGAATAAATGTAAGaatgtgagataatgcatgttAGTTTGATTTACCTTTCCACAATGTACACACACttcaaaatgtgatattttacCACAGATGTGCACAATTCTTAtttgtaaattgaaaattaataatttaacaGGAACAAAAACAGAATCTCAGGGACCTATGATATACTATTGAGAATCAACATGTGTATGAGAGttcaagaaggaaagagggaaaaaaaagtagaaagatgtGGATATACATATAGATTCAAAACTTTTGACATagtaatattcaaatattaacaaatttacAAACTCgaaacatgtatatataacattaaTATCATCATAATTCTtggtaattaatatttaaaaattagttgttAGAGTGAATTAAAATATGACCATATCACCCTTTCCTTCTgcctatatttttatatcttttctctattaaaaatgtcagataaacatattatttttcaataatgatTCTTTAATATGGAAGTTTAGGAAACAAATATCTATATGAAGGCATTTATTGTcattaaaacaagaacaaacaggGAAGCAAAAATGAAACTATATTTGAAATCTTTGGAAGTATTTTAATGAAAGTCATGCTCAGTTTTTATGAAAACACACtataaattgaatttataattattataaaaattcaaaatgtttcctAAAATGGTTGGCTTAGAACATAAAAACTCTGCTGTTCTACAGCACAGTGTGATCACAATAGTTCGCAATaactattacatattttataaacatctgGAAGAGAGGAGCTCAAAGCtgcaaacataaagaaatgatgagaaGGAAACActaattaccctgatctgatcagtGTGcattgtatgtatacatgtgttgaaATACACACATTTCCTATGAATAGATAGCATTAATACATTCTAATCAAAAATTAATCTAAACAATGTTCCCAGTATGGAGGCATGAAAATACCTCCATATAATCTATACctccatattgttttatttaataccaataaataaaaattacagtgtATTTGATGATTATATATACTGTTTCTACTAgataaatcaaattaattatatttctcaGAGTGTGttctcagaaacaaaaacaattattttagaCTGTACCATAAAAACAAGACTTGCCCTATGTATGTCTTGAACAAATTTCTCCATCTGTAGGTGTGGGCTTCATGGTTTTCTCATGAAAGACATACGTGTGCCCAGTGCTTATGTGAACTGTATGTGTACATGTGGAAGTTCGGATAAGCAAGTTTATTGAAAAGGTTTTAAATAGGATTTTCATGTTGATGTGGGATTCTTTCTAACCTGTTATTTCAGGGCtcgtatttttaaaataaattagaaatagacTGGATAAGCAAATATTTTCCATACATATGAGCTGGAGGACACTGTCCTATTACAGATGCTATATAACTAAATTAGGAATCCCTAATTAAAATCCCTAATAGAAGATTTTGCTTTCCCCACAGCTTTCTTGAAGGCACTCTTgacctccttgttcctcaggctgtagaccAGTGGGTTCAGCATAGGGATGATCATGGTATAGAACACAGATGCCACTTTGTCGCTGCCCATGGAGTGACTGGAGCTGGGCTGTAAGTACATGAAAATAACAGTCCCATAGAAGATGGAGACTGCAGTgaagtgggaggcacaggtggaaaaggccttGTGGCGACCTTCAGATGAGCACATCCTCAGGATGGTCAAAAATATAAACAGGTAGGAGATCAAGATGACCACGACAGAGAAGAGGGCATTGAAACccaccacaaagaaaataaccaTCTCACTGACATAGCTGTCTGAGCAGGAGAGAGCCAGGAGAGGAGGGgcatcacagaagaagtggtcAACCACATTGGACCTGCAGAAAGAGAGTCTGAAAATGTTCCCAGTATGGATGGAGGCATTCACAAAACCACAGATGTAGGAGCCCAGGGTCAGACCAGCACAGGCAGTTGTGGTCATGGTGGAGGGGTAATGCAGGGGTCTACACACTGCTGCCCAGCGGTCGTAAGCCATGGAGGCCAACAGGAAGCTTTCTGTAGTGATCAAGCCAACGAAGAAGAAGAACT of the Sciurus carolinensis chromosome 11, mSciCar1.2, whole genome shotgun sequence genome contains:
- the LOC124960230 gene encoding olfactory receptor 5B12-like, which codes for MENHTEVTKFTLVGLTDDPELQIPLFTIFLLIYLGTLVGNLGMLALILLDSRLHIPMYFLLSNLSLVDFGYSSAVTPKVMAGLLTGDKTMSYNACVTQFFFFVGLITTESFLLASMAYDRWAAVCRPLHYPSTMTTTACAGLTLGSYICGFVNASIHTGNIFRLSFCRSNVVDHFFCDAPPLLALSCSDSYVSEMVIFFVVGFNALFSVVVILISYLFIFLTILRMCSSEGRHKAFSTCASHFTAVSIFYGTVIFMYLQPSSSHSMGSDKVASVFYTMIIPMLNPLVYSLRNKEVKSAFKKAVGKAKSSIRDFN